One segment of Panicum virgatum strain AP13 chromosome 3K, P.virgatum_v5, whole genome shotgun sequence DNA contains the following:
- the LOC120696897 gene encoding BTB/POZ domain-containing protein At2g13690-like, translated as MPTTTSASPAATAHRRRSRRKAPPPRQPWCCSFGLDPSTAAASRSPLPAPPRAKPPHQLAPPLSRRIRSPGRVSPIDDPSFAAAAGSCVSARLSSVTKCPPPPPPPPAAAAVDRTRETLRLRLVDKGVVLEVEEVERVRRESKVVRKVLRGRGSEVAVEGKVEVESFREVVEMMLEDEDETAAMRRLARGGVARAIGALEVSLSLMFDRGVNNCLKYLEAVPWNESEEDIIKKLLSQHSSYKAAFRNLLARLQPQRPTSSAELVVELVDSITKGTNNNARKELRNLVNGILSKSSVYIKGDKELDKRSIYCICHACLNSLVGLFDESSDLVPADQTSISSVGKGPLEGIYKLVEDTNWLLQILIDWQMGEEFVDAWANKKALRSMHEQVSPMVRHELSRISATIFIAMGNGKLHCTGDKRFSFFQAWFRPMLVDFGWLRRYPKGLNVMTLEEGIGQALLTLTLAQQQMLLMEWFEAFSGQGRECPNLMRAFQVWWRRSFVRSLGSSS; from the exons atgccgacgacgacgagcgcgtcgccggcggcgaccgcgcaccgccgccggagccgccgcaaggcgcccccgccgcgccagCCCTGGTGCTGCTCCTTCGGTCTCGACCCATCCACCGCGGCCGCCAGCCGGAGccccctccccgcgccgccgcgagccaaGCCGCCGCAccagctcgcgccgccgctctcccgCCGCATCCGCTCCCCGGGGCGCGTATCCCCCATCGATGACCCATccttcgctgccgccgcggGTTCGTGTGTTTCCGCGCGGCTGTCGTCCGTCACCAAgtgcccgccgcctccgccgcccccgccggcggcggcggcggtggatagGACGAGGGAAACGCTGCGTCTGAGACTGGTTGATAAAGGCGTGGTCTTGGAGGTGGAAGAGGTGGAGAGGGTGCGCAGGGAGAGCAAGGTGGTGAGGAAGGTTCTTCGGGGACGAGGCAGCGAGGTGGCGGTGGAAGGAAAGGTCGAGGTGGAGTCCTTCAGGGAGGTGGTGGAGATGATGCTGGAAGACGAAGACGAGACGGCTGCGATGAGGCGGCTTGCTCGTGGTGGCGTCGCGCGAGCCATCGGCGCTCTCGAG GTATCCTTGTCACTTATGTTTGACAGAGGAGTTAACAACTGTCTAAAGTATCTTGAGGCTGTTCCATGGAATGAATCTGAAGAGGACATAATAAAGAAATTGCTTTCTCAGCATTCTTCGTACAAAGCAGCTTTCAGAAATCTGCTGGCAAGGTTACAGCCACAAAGACCCACCTCATCTGCAGAACTGGTAGTTGAACTAGTCGATTCCATCACAAAGGGGACCAACAATAATGCTCGGAAAGAGCTGCGGAATTTAGTCAATGGTATCCTGTCAAAGTCCTCTGTCTACATAAAGGGAGATAAAGAGCTGGACAAGAGGAGCATTTACTGTATCTGCCATGCTTGCCTGAATTCTCTGGTGGGATTATTTGACGAATCTTCGGATTTGGTCCCTGCTGATCAAACCTCCATTTCGTCAGTTGGAAAAGGACCACTTGAGGGAATCTACAAGTTAGTTGAGGACACCAACTGGTTGCTGCAGATTCTAATAGACTGGCAGATGGGAGAGGAATTTGTTGATGCATGGGCCAACAAAAAGGCACTAAGAAGCATGCACGAGCAAGTGTCGCCAATGGTACGTCATGAACTCAGCCGGATTTCAGCGACAATTTTTATCGCCATGGGGAATGGGAAGCTCCATTGTACTGGGGACAAAAGGTTCAGCTTCTTTCAGGCCTGGTTCAGGCCAATGCTGGTAGATTTCGGTTGGCTCCGGAGGTATCCAAAGGGCCTCAATGTGATGACCCTGGAGGAAGGAATCGGGCAAGCTCTGTTGACGCTCACGTTGGCGCAGCAGCAGATGCTGTTAATGGAGTGGTTCGAGGCATTCAGTGGGCAAGGCCGGGAATGCCCGAACCTTATGAGGGCCTTCCAGGTCTGGTGGCGGCGGTCATTTGTAAGATCCTTAGGTAGTAGTAGCTGA